Proteins encoded in a region of the Cytobacillus pseudoceanisediminis genome:
- a CDS encoding ATP-binding protein, protein MVTLIKPLLVNITILFSFTFNGNLFFPYQTKTPLTLKQKLIYGLLGSFGALLCMFYPIETLGETHFDLRMVAIMIVTLYTGWLPGSIVMLSTVITRYLIGGQFIYIGILVSILAFVITLSLRRVFLNSSHRVVTGSFILFFYFYLYISIIATAVIFLDTFFYLTYFVAFYLTFIALIFVIENLFKTNKQISEMMYMDKLTMVGQLAASIAHEIRNPLSTVRGFIQYLSQDTSDESLKKFSPLIIEELDRTNSIITNYLKVSKPEQFHLANVPLHDVIQDCVLLMRPLASYANVVIEYADKGPFYVQGDEHHLKQAIMNVIKNGIESVPEKGRIQIFTSADYFHNTVEITISDNGRGMTSEQLENIGLPFYTTKTKGTGLGSMVTNKIIREMQGTIEYDSDIGKGTTVKIILPLLKSE, encoded by the coding sequence TTGGTTACACTGATCAAGCCTTTACTGGTAAACATTACAATACTTTTTTCATTTACGTTTAACGGGAATTTGTTTTTTCCATATCAGACAAAGACCCCTCTTACCCTTAAACAAAAATTGATTTACGGACTTCTCGGCTCATTCGGAGCACTTTTATGCATGTTTTATCCTATTGAAACGCTGGGGGAAACCCATTTTGATTTGCGCATGGTCGCCATCATGATCGTGACGCTGTATACAGGATGGCTTCCCGGCTCTATTGTGATGCTGAGTACCGTCATTACCCGCTATTTAATAGGCGGACAGTTCATTTATATTGGAATTTTGGTTTCCATTCTGGCATTTGTGATTACCCTTTCCCTAAGACGAGTGTTTCTTAATTCCAGCCATCGGGTAGTGACTGGTTCTTTTATTCTGTTCTTTTATTTTTACTTATATATATCCATCATTGCCACAGCCGTCATTTTTCTTGATACATTCTTTTACCTGACTTACTTCGTTGCGTTTTACCTGACATTTATTGCACTTATTTTTGTCATCGAAAATCTTTTCAAAACGAATAAACAGATCAGTGAAATGATGTATATGGATAAGCTGACAATGGTCGGCCAGCTGGCAGCTTCCATCGCACATGAAATCAGAAATCCTTTATCCACTGTGAGGGGCTTCATTCAATATTTGAGCCAGGATACGTCGGATGAGAGCTTAAAAAAGTTCTCCCCGCTCATTATTGAGGAATTGGATCGTACAAACAGCATCATTACAAACTATTTAAAAGTCTCAAAGCCCGAGCAGTTCCATCTGGCTAATGTCCCCCTGCATGACGTGATTCAGGATTGCGTACTGCTCATGAGACCCCTTGCTTCTTATGCCAATGTGGTGATTGAATACGCGGATAAAGGGCCTTTTTATGTGCAGGGAGATGAACACCACCTAAAACAGGCCATCATGAATGTGATCAAGAATGGTATAGAATCAGTCCCGGAAAAGGGAAGGATTCAAATTTTCACCTCTGCTGATTATTTTCACAACACGGTTGAAATAACCATTTCAGACAACGGCCGGGGCATGACATCCGAGCAATTAGAGAATATCGGACTGCCTTTTTATACAACAAAGACGAAGGGAACTGGACTTGGCAGCATGGTTACGAACAAAATCATCCGTGAAATGCAAGGAACGATAGAATATGACAGCGATATTGGCAAGGGAACGACAGTGAAAATCATACTGCCCCTGCTGAAGAGTGAATAA
- a CDS encoding exonuclease domain-containing protein: protein MRNQEKMGLLLDVETTGLGPNSDEIIELALKLFSYRADTGEILDIKDKAAFLREPISKSAKNNYSRAFRVHGIPYEAVSGKCFDDIKIKKYFFHADSVFAHNASFDRSFLYRMYPEDINELKWYCTMRSVPWKEYGFTDSKLLTLLQSHQIAESQTHRAMDDITYLLELLKKTNPAGDFYMRDVLAKGPMRKYQPAMQGRLG from the coding sequence ATGAGAAACCAGGAAAAGATGGGGCTGCTGCTGGATGTGGAGACGACGGGACTTGGACCAAATTCCGATGAAATCATCGAACTGGCATTAAAGCTGTTTTCCTACCGTGCGGATACAGGGGAGATCCTTGATATTAAGGATAAAGCTGCATTCCTGCGGGAGCCCATAAGCAAATCGGCCAAAAACAATTACAGCCGCGCTTTTAGAGTTCACGGAATTCCTTATGAAGCTGTCAGCGGTAAATGCTTTGATGATATCAAAATAAAAAAATATTTCTTTCATGCCGATTCCGTTTTCGCTCATAATGCATCCTTTGACCGCAGCTTTTTATACCGGATGTATCCTGAAGACATCAACGAATTAAAATGGTATTGCACAATGAGAAGTGTCCCATGGAAGGAATATGGTTTTACAGACAGCAAGCTGCTGACGCTCCTTCAGTCCCATCAGATTGCAGAAAGCCAGACGCATAGGGCTATGGATGATATTACATACCTCTTAGAACTGCTGAAAAAAACAAATCCTGCCGGGGATTTCTATATGCGTGATGTTCTGGCAAAAGGTCCGATGAGAAAATACCAGCCTGCGATGCAGGGCCGGCTTGGTTAA
- a CDS encoding DUF3784 domain-containing protein has protein sequence MIGLVITQIAVIALFLILGWAVRFKKAYWLISGFASRPEEEKESLIENRYPQKIGSLLIGTAIGMLVLLPLSFTEFRFAAEAQFGFMLVILLGGLVYLSRYEVPAKRKRSYIIASILFIVTFGPIVYLTVSSHKGYEMALEEDSFEISGMYGDKWDYRDIQSVQLLEEMPEVTWKQNGIGLPTLAQGHFKVTGYGSSLLFIQKEHTPILYIEVKDEQIFVNSKDSSETQIWYEELKKEAEKQTKPPA, from the coding sequence ATGATCGGACTTGTCATTACACAAATTGCCGTGATCGCGCTCTTCCTGATTCTCGGGTGGGCTGTAAGATTCAAAAAGGCTTACTGGCTCATTTCCGGATTCGCATCGCGGCCCGAAGAAGAGAAAGAATCATTAATAGAAAACAGGTATCCGCAAAAAATCGGAAGCCTGCTTATAGGCACCGCTATCGGAATGCTGGTGCTCCTGCCTCTCTCGTTTACCGAATTCAGATTCGCAGCCGAAGCGCAATTCGGCTTCATGCTGGTCATATTGCTTGGCGGACTCGTCTACTTATCCAGATATGAAGTGCCGGCCAAAAGAAAACGCAGTTATATAATTGCCAGCATTCTCTTCATTGTAACGTTTGGCCCTATCGTTTATCTGACCGTCTCCAGTCATAAAGGCTATGAAATGGCATTAGAGGAGGATTCATTTGAAATCTCCGGGATGTACGGAGATAAGTGGGATTATCGGGATATTCAGTCCGTACAATTATTGGAGGAGATGCCTGAAGTAACCTGGAAACAAAATGGTATCGGCCTCCCTACTCTTGCACAGGGACATTTCAAAGTGACTGGCTATGGCAGCAGCCTATTATTCATCCAAAAAGAGCATACGCCCATTCTATACATTGAGGTCAAAGATGAGCAGATATTTGTTAACAGCAAAGATTCCTCAGAAACTCAGATCTGGTATGAGGAGCTCAAAAAAGAAGCGGAAAAACAAACGAAGCCGCCGGCATAA
- a CDS encoding MFS transporter, whose amino-acid sequence MKIFNWKMASFLLTGIGISRLGDFIYLIAINLIVYDMTGSAAAVAGLWIIGPVTSVLTNSWSGGLIDRKNKKSIMIWTDLARAMGVALIPFLGSIGFIYAVLFLISMAKALFMPASATYIAKLVPIETRKRFNSINSLVTSGAFIVGPAIAGGLFLIGTIETAIYLNAASFVFSAVIIWVLPDMDKDLKSPSVQTSAYETLRDDWKQVIMFAGREVFIISVYGCFLAFGLFSLAMDSQEVVFIQDVVGLTEADYSFLVSISGIGFALGALFITIVSRMLSIKQLMGYGMLLTAAGYLIYALADSFMLVVMGFTVLGIFNAFSSAGYQTFYQNNVPVEIMGRMTSVIGVIQSFAQIILLFGIGVLGDLFPLRYTIVILAVLNLILALYVCRQLLKPGKQQYFSETTSS is encoded by the coding sequence ATGAAAATATTTAATTGGAAAATGGCGTCCTTTCTGCTGACAGGGATTGGAATATCCAGGCTGGGAGATTTTATTTACCTGATTGCTATTAATTTGATTGTCTATGACATGACCGGATCAGCAGCTGCTGTAGCAGGATTATGGATCATAGGTCCAGTCACTTCCGTTTTAACTAATTCATGGAGCGGAGGCTTGATAGATCGGAAAAATAAAAAGAGCATAATGATTTGGACGGACCTGGCCAGAGCCATGGGTGTAGCTCTGATACCATTTCTCGGAAGCATTGGCTTCATTTATGCAGTCCTCTTTCTAATCAGTATGGCGAAGGCTCTATTTATGCCGGCTTCCGCAACGTATATAGCCAAGCTGGTTCCAATTGAAACCAGAAAAAGGTTCAACTCCATCAACAGTCTTGTTACCTCAGGCGCTTTTATCGTGGGGCCAGCCATCGCAGGCGGATTATTTCTGATTGGAACCATCGAAACTGCCATCTATTTAAATGCGGCTTCCTTTGTCTTTTCAGCTGTCATCATCTGGGTGCTTCCAGATATGGATAAAGATTTAAAGTCCCCTTCTGTACAAACATCAGCCTATGAAACGCTCCGGGATGATTGGAAGCAGGTTATCATGTTTGCCGGGAGAGAGGTTTTTATCATTTCTGTTTACGGGTGTTTTCTGGCATTCGGTTTGTTCTCGCTCGCAATGGATTCCCAAGAAGTTGTGTTTATCCAGGATGTTGTGGGGCTGACAGAAGCGGATTATAGTTTCCTTGTCAGCATCAGTGGAATTGGTTTTGCGCTGGGAGCTCTCTTTATCACCATCGTTTCAAGAATGCTTAGCATCAAACAGCTCATGGGCTATGGCATGCTTTTGACCGCAGCGGGTTATCTGATTTATGCATTGGCAGACTCCTTTATGCTGGTGGTCATGGGATTCACTGTACTGGGCATTTTTAATGCTTTCTCAAGTGCGGGATACCAAACCTTTTATCAGAATAATGTGCCTGTGGAAATTATGGGCAGAATGACAAGTGTGATCGGTGTCATCCAAAGCTTTGCTCAGATTATCCTGCTCTTTGGAATCGGTGTTCTCGGAGATCTGTTTCCGCTCCGTTATACGATTGTCATTTTAGCAGTCCTGAATTTAATCCTTGCTCTTTATGTCTGCCGGCAGCTGCTGAAGCCGGGGAAGCAGCAGTATTTTTCAGAAACTACCTCCTCTTAA
- a CDS encoding cbb3-type cytochrome c oxidase subunit I: MNEAIHPLARKTVVWHLAVTSLVLILMMIFGVIMLMNQGEMISITPQWFYKIMTAHGTGMVGIAALGGTAILWYFLSKYVKLNPAILIVNFVLFLTGVSMVLIAIFVFDFSDGWTFLYPLPAQSAKMYGAAGAVFFLSGMLVLGFGFLILYMYLAARLTAVYGGLGKALGWDIIFRGKKGYGPPAAVVATAMVIITNSTALLAGATVLAASLVNIINPAVTMDPLLAKHLTYAFGHIFANCTIYMAVIAVYEVLSEYTKRPWKANKVFLIAWNCSTLFTLMIYTHHLLMDFAVPKWMLIIGQVFSYANGLPVMVVTAYGALMIVYRSRMKWDFASSLFFLSMFGWVAGAIPAIIDATIVVNHVMHNTKWVPGHFHTYMGMGVVAMIIGFMYYFNKTEGNQEHRGIDTFTIALYFVFYGTCGLFPLCRRNQCTKKMVRTPAAMGAVRPGRRSQRNLYRSGRNHLHRKIFSGLRYVGSQVPYQKNQQLAEK, from the coding sequence ATGAATGAAGCGATTCACCCATTAGCCAGGAAAACAGTGGTCTGGCATCTGGCTGTAACTTCACTTGTCTTAATTCTTATGATGATCTTTGGTGTTATTATGCTGATGAATCAGGGTGAAATGATCAGCATCACGCCGCAGTGGTTTTATAAAATCATGACTGCGCACGGAACAGGCATGGTCGGCATCGCTGCATTGGGAGGAACGGCCATCTTATGGTACTTCCTGTCTAAATACGTAAAACTGAACCCTGCCATCCTCATTGTAAACTTTGTCCTTTTTTTAACCGGAGTCTCGATGGTTCTCATCGCCATTTTTGTCTTTGACTTTTCCGATGGCTGGACATTTTTATATCCGCTTCCTGCTCAGTCAGCCAAAATGTATGGGGCGGCAGGTGCGGTATTCTTCTTATCGGGCATGCTGGTTCTTGGCTTTGGTTTTTTAATTCTTTACATGTACCTGGCTGCGAGACTGACAGCAGTTTATGGGGGCCTTGGAAAGGCACTCGGATGGGATATCATTTTCAGGGGGAAAAAAGGATATGGTCCGCCTGCTGCTGTCGTGGCGACTGCCATGGTCATTATAACCAATTCGACTGCACTGCTGGCAGGAGCCACGGTGCTGGCGGCATCCCTCGTAAATATTATCAACCCGGCCGTCACGATGGACCCCCTGCTTGCCAAGCATCTTACGTATGCGTTCGGCCATATCTTTGCCAATTGCACCATCTATATGGCTGTTATTGCCGTCTATGAGGTCCTCTCAGAATATACAAAACGACCGTGGAAAGCTAACAAGGTTTTTTTAATTGCGTGGAACTGCTCGACACTCTTTACCTTAATGATCTATACGCACCATTTACTGATGGACTTTGCGGTGCCAAAATGGATGCTCATCATCGGGCAGGTGTTTTCCTATGCAAACGGCTTGCCCGTTATGGTCGTTACAGCCTACGGAGCGCTGATGATTGTCTACCGCTCGCGGATGAAATGGGACTTTGCATCAAGCCTGTTTTTCCTTTCCATGTTCGGATGGGTGGCAGGAGCAATCCCGGCTATCATTGATGCCACCATTGTCGTCAATCATGTGATGCATAACACGAAATGGGTTCCGGGCCATTTCCATACGTATATGGGAATGGGTGTAGTCGCCATGATTATTGGGTTTATGTATTATTTTAATAAGACCGAAGGCAATCAGGAGCACAGGGGAATCGATACGTTCACCATTGCTCTCTATTTTGTTTTTTATGGGACTTGTGGGCTCTTTCCTTTATGCAGGCGGAATCAGTGCACCAAGAAGATGGTCAGAACACCTGCCGCAATGGGTGCTGTCCGACCAGGTAGGCGCAGTCAGCGGAATCTTTATCGTTCTGGCCGCAATCATCTTCACCGCAAGATTTTTTCCGGGTTAAGATATGTTGGCAGTCAGGTTCCTTACCAAAAAAATCAGCAGCTGGCTGAGAAATAG
- a CDS encoding cytochrome c oxidase subunit II, whose protein sequence is MYQQIAMYATVFFVFLLALAFAFVYGESKRSGEYSTIQEKGYKIRKFYFLGLIAIMAFATVMTLGRLPYDSNQAEAEGLNEGKVVKVTGIQYAWEMSEETFKAGDKVQFDVTASDVTHGFGLYNENMELVAQTQAMPGYTNTVYYTFKEPGTYQILCLEYCSAGHHVMVKEIVVEPEGGASDE, encoded by the coding sequence ATGTATCAGCAAATCGCCATGTATGCGACTGTTTTCTTTGTGTTCCTGCTGGCGCTGGCATTTGCGTTTGTCTACGGAGAATCCAAGCGCAGCGGAGAGTATAGCACCATCCAGGAAAAAGGATATAAAATCAGGAAATTCTATTTTCTCGGGCTAATTGCCATTATGGCTTTTGCCACTGTTATGACGCTTGGCAGGCTGCCGTACGACAGCAATCAGGCCGAAGCGGAAGGCTTAAATGAAGGGAAAGTAGTGAAGGTAACTGGAATACAATATGCGTGGGAGATGAGTGAGGAAACATTTAAAGCAGGGGACAAGGTCCAATTTGATGTGACGGCTTCGGATGTTACCCATGGTTTTGGCTTATACAATGAGAATATGGAGCTTGTTGCACAAACTCAGGCAATGCCTGGATATACGAATACAGTTTATTATACTTTTAAAGAACCTGGAACTTATCAAATATTATGCCTTGAATACTGTTCAGCCGGACATCATGTGATGGTTAAAGAAATTGTTGTCGAACCGGAAGGGGGAGCTTCTGATGAATGA
- a CDS encoding DinB family protein, protein MLTLFRYNWQVRDEWFEWCRQLSAEELNANRTGGVGGILETLFHIVDVEYSWICAIQGKEVKDPLFSDYDELEKVRALSEEYRMELESFFQEEWPVPYNEFVTPPWMERQYKKGDILNHVIAHEIHHIGQLSVWAREMNLTPISANLIGRNLNQIRGMENDQKAN, encoded by the coding sequence ATGCTGACATTATTTCGCTATAACTGGCAAGTGCGCGATGAGTGGTTTGAATGGTGCCGCCAGCTCTCAGCCGAAGAGCTGAATGCCAATCGGACTGGAGGAGTTGGGGGCATTCTGGAAACCCTTTTTCATATCGTGGATGTAGAATACAGCTGGATTTGTGCCATTCAGGGCAAGGAAGTGAAAGACCCCCTGTTTTCCGACTATGATGAACTGGAAAAAGTAAGGGCACTTTCTGAAGAATACCGCATGGAATTAGAAAGTTTTTTTCAGGAGGAATGGCCGGTTCCATATAATGAGTTTGTTACACCGCCATGGATGGAGAGGCAATATAAAAAGGGAGATATCCTGAATCATGTCATTGCCCATGAAATCCATCATATCGGCCAGCTGTCTGTATGGGCAAGAGAGATGAATCTAACGCCGATATCAGCAAATCTGATAGGAAGGAACTTGAATCAAATAAGGGGAATGGAAAATGATCAGAAGGCTAACTGA
- a CDS encoding AraC family transcriptional regulator: protein MSWIVSLQKAIDYIEEHLLDEDLSIGKAAEEANSSVFHFQRTFAILTDMPVGEYIRGRRLTLAAQELVRTDRKVIDLAYKYGYDTPEAFTKAFRRQHGMTPTEARNFSGKLKSYNRLVIQVSLKGAEPMQYAIVKKEAFQVAGIKREFSLCNEENLAGIPKMWDEVNSNGTADKLFMLNNGEIKGVLGVCVDNRSKKPDSMDYWIGASFKGEKPDSFECLEVPASKWAVFEVHGAMPHAMQNTWKKIFSEWFPSSGYEHAAAPELEVYTAGDASNSDYYSEIWIPVK, encoded by the coding sequence ATGTCATGGATCGTATCGCTGCAGAAGGCGATTGATTATATAGAGGAGCATTTGCTGGATGAGGATCTTTCCATCGGGAAAGCCGCGGAGGAAGCCAACTCCTCCGTATTTCATTTTCAGCGTACATTCGCCATTTTGACGGATATGCCGGTGGGCGAATATATACGGGGAAGAAGACTGACCCTCGCAGCACAGGAACTGGTCCGAACAGACCGCAAAGTGATTGATCTTGCCTATAAATACGGCTATGACACTCCCGAGGCTTTTACTAAGGCTTTCCGCAGGCAGCATGGCATGACCCCGACTGAAGCAAGAAATTTCTCCGGAAAGCTGAAATCATATAACCGCCTGGTAATTCAGGTGAGTCTGAAAGGGGCAGAACCAATGCAATATGCAATTGTCAAAAAAGAAGCTTTCCAAGTAGCAGGAATCAAAAGGGAGTTCTCATTGTGCAATGAAGAGAATCTGGCCGGCATCCCGAAAATGTGGGATGAAGTGAATAGCAACGGGACTGCTGACAAGCTATTTATGCTGAATAATGGCGAGATTAAAGGAGTTCTCGGTGTGTGTGTCGATAACCGCAGCAAGAAGCCTGACAGCATGGATTATTGGATCGGGGCAAGCTTTAAAGGCGAAAAGCCTGACAGCTTCGAGTGCCTGGAAGTCCCGGCCTCCAAATGGGCGGTATTTGAAGTACATGGCGCCATGCCGCATGCCATGCAAAACACCTGGAAAAAAATCTTCTCAGAATGGTTTCCATCCAGCGGCTATGAACATGCTGCTGCACCGGAGCTGGAAGTCTATACGGCAGGTGATGCTTCCAATTCTGATTATTATTCAGAGATCTGGATCCCGGTAAAATAA
- a CDS encoding catalase, translating into MKQDPQNKGVNEHSKDRQLEEFRMDNTGKKLTTNQGVKVSEDEHSLKAGSRGPTLMEDFHFREKMTHFDHERIPERVVHARGFGAHGYFQVYEPMAEYTRAKFLQDPSVKTPVFVRFSTVAGSRGSADSVRDARGFATKFYTEEGNYDLVGNNIPVFFIQDAIKFPDLVHSFKPEPHNEMPQASTAHDTFWDFAANNTETAHMIMWTMSDRAIPRSFRMMEGFGVHTFRFVNEQGKARFVKFHWKPVLGTHSLVFDEAQKLAGKDPDFHRRDLWEAIEMGNYPEFELGVQMIEEEDEFSFDFDILDATKLWPEEMVPVKIIGKMTLNRNQDNVFAETEQAAFHPGHVVPGIDFSNDPLLQGRLFSYTDTQLIRLGGPNFHEIPINRPVCPFHNNQYDGYHRMTINKGPVAYHKNSMQNNDPSPATAEEGGYVHYQEKVEGRKVRERSDSFKDHYSQAKMFWNSMSEVEKQHMIEAFRFEVGKVMNKDVKQQVVDMFSNVDSFLAEQIALGVGVKVPDAANESKVTLSSPALSQMNTAKSPKTRKVAILADNGFNYSEVKSVMEALKGAGIMPEIVSKNLGMIKGDGGELEAVKTFLTSHSVMYDGIYVAGGKESAEALKKVPQAKEFVSEAYKHLKTIAFGGEGAELLPPEAMNTLGQSQTLSEMGIVEIKAGDASASENLINSIAMHRHWGRAI; encoded by the coding sequence TTGAAACAAGATCCGCAAAACAAAGGTGTAAATGAGCACAGCAAGGACAGGCAGCTTGAAGAGTTTCGCATGGATAATACAGGAAAGAAGCTTACGACGAACCAGGGAGTCAAGGTTTCGGAGGATGAGCATTCGTTAAAAGCTGGTTCCCGCGGCCCGACCTTGATGGAGGACTTTCACTTCAGGGAAAAAATGACGCATTTTGACCATGAGCGCATCCCGGAACGGGTTGTCCATGCCCGCGGTTTTGGCGCACATGGCTACTTCCAGGTGTATGAACCCATGGCAGAATATACCCGGGCAAAGTTTCTGCAGGATCCATCTGTGAAAACCCCGGTCTTTGTTCGCTTCTCCACAGTTGCAGGCTCCCGCGGCTCGGCAGACTCTGTACGTGATGCCCGCGGCTTTGCAACGAAGTTTTATACCGAAGAAGGCAACTACGACTTAGTCGGCAATAATATTCCGGTGTTTTTCATTCAGGATGCCATCAAATTCCCTGATCTGGTTCATTCATTCAAGCCGGAGCCGCATAACGAAATGCCGCAGGCTTCAACGGCCCATGATACGTTCTGGGATTTTGCCGCCAACAATACTGAAACAGCCCATATGATCATGTGGACAATGTCAGACCGTGCCATCCCGCGCAGCTTCCGCATGATGGAGGGCTTTGGCGTTCACACGTTCCGATTTGTGAACGAGCAGGGCAAGGCACGTTTTGTGAAATTTCACTGGAAGCCTGTTCTGGGCACACATTCCCTGGTTTTTGATGAAGCCCAAAAACTTGCCGGAAAGGATCCGGATTTCCACCGACGTGATCTTTGGGAAGCCATCGAAATGGGGAATTACCCTGAATTTGAGCTTGGAGTTCAGATGATTGAGGAGGAAGATGAATTCTCCTTTGACTTTGATATTCTGGATGCAACAAAGCTATGGCCGGAGGAAATGGTCCCGGTTAAGATCATCGGGAAAATGACCCTGAACCGTAACCAGGATAATGTATTTGCTGAAACAGAGCAGGCCGCGTTCCACCCGGGACATGTCGTACCTGGCATTGATTTTTCAAATGACCCGCTGCTGCAGGGACGTTTATTTTCCTATACCGACACCCAGCTGATCCGCCTTGGCGGTCCGAACTTCCATGAGATCCCGATCAATCGTCCGGTCTGCCCGTTCCACAATAATCAGTATGACGGCTACCATCGCATGACGATTAATAAAGGGCCGGTTGCCTATCATAAAAACTCGATGCAGAATAATGATCCAAGCCCTGCCACAGCAGAAGAGGGCGGCTATGTTCATTACCAGGAAAAAGTCGAAGGACGCAAGGTGCGCGAGCGCAGCGACAGCTTCAAAGACCATTACAGCCAGGCGAAAATGTTCTGGAACAGCATGTCTGAAGTGGAAAAGCAGCATATGATCGAGGCGTTCCGCTTTGAAGTGGGCAAGGTGATGAACAAGGATGTGAAGCAGCAGGTTGTAGACATGTTCAGCAATGTGGATAGCTTCCTTGCCGAGCAAATTGCCCTCGGAGTTGGCGTAAAAGTGCCGGATGCTGCGAATGAATCCAAAGTGACGCTCTCTTCGCCTGCTCTTAGCCAAATGAACACAGCTAAATCACCTAAGACCCGGAAAGTCGCCATTCTCGCTGATAATGGATTCAACTATTCTGAAGTCAAAAGCGTAATGGAAGCTTTGAAAGGTGCAGGAATCATGCCGGAGATTGTCAGCAAAAACCTGGGCATGATCAAAGGAGACGGCGGAGAATTGGAAGCAGTGAAAACATTCCTGACCTCTCACTCAGTAATGTATGACGGCATCTATGTGGCAGGAGGAAAAGAAAGTGCTGAAGCCCTGAAGAAGGTGCCGCAGGCCAAGGAATTCGTCAGCGAAGCCTACAAGCATCTTAAAACCATTGCGTTTGGCGGCGAAGGAGCCGAACTGCTGCCTCCAGAAGCAATGAACACGCTGGGGCAATCACAAACCCTATCGGAAATGGGAATCGTCGAAATCAAAGCCGGCGATGCATCCGCAAGCGAAAATTTAATTAATAGCATTGCCATGCACCGGCACTGGGGACGTGCCATATAA
- a CDS encoding MFS transporter — protein sequence METQIKKNITLFLTGKMTAVLGSSIYGFAIGLYILAETGSSLNFAITLILSALPRILLSPVAGALSDRWDRKKIIIISDFACAVWLLAILLLYLFVTQEIWLLYTATAVLSILNTFYSAAVTSAIYNMVGPDTLQKAMSLNQAAASSSAILGPVLGGVFFGIFHLSFFMLINIIAFTVSGITSLLIQYNLFAEKKERLEEKSMIYDLKMGVSYVKNQPFIKNLIIISIWLNFWFAVFPVAMPYLVLTVREMSSLQLGIIEGAFSVGMLIMSVVLSARPEVKRKEVTIFGGVMAMSLIIALLGIPNFPGLMGISNSIMFPFLIGMVLLLSSVIMVINIPVMVLLQKGTPDAYRGRVMSLLETGASAMTPLGFIFFGFLLEKMPVWILMAACGGCILVLILYHLQKRTFIQLLRDADQPKTEISPQA from the coding sequence ATGGAAACCCAGATTAAAAAAAATATAACACTTTTTCTGACAGGGAAAATGACAGCAGTGCTCGGTTCCTCCATTTACGGTTTTGCCATTGGCTTATATATCCTTGCAGAAACTGGATCCAGTCTGAACTTTGCCATAACCCTCATTCTTAGTGCACTGCCAAGAATTCTGCTTTCCCCTGTTGCGGGCGCCCTCAGTGACAGGTGGGACCGCAAAAAAATCATCATTATTTCCGATTTTGCCTGTGCAGTCTGGCTGCTTGCCATTTTGCTGCTGTATCTTTTTGTCACACAGGAAATCTGGCTCCTCTACACAGCCACAGCTGTTCTAAGCATTTTGAATACCTTTTATTCAGCGGCAGTCACTTCAGCGATTTACAACATGGTCGGTCCTGATACTCTGCAAAAAGCGATGTCACTCAATCAGGCCGCAGCTTCATCATCCGCCATCTTGGGACCTGTTCTTGGGGGCGTCTTCTTTGGCATCTTTCATTTATCATTCTTCATGCTTATCAACATCATCGCCTTCACAGTCTCCGGCATCACCAGTTTACTAATTCAATACAATCTATTTGCAGAGAAAAAAGAAAGACTAGAAGAAAAGAGTATGATCTACGATCTGAAAATGGGCGTTTCATATGTGAAAAATCAGCCGTTCATTAAAAATCTCATTATCATTAGCATCTGGCTGAATTTTTGGTTCGCGGTTTTTCCCGTTGCGATGCCTTATCTGGTTCTGACTGTGCGGGAAATGAGTTCCCTTCAGCTGGGTATTATTGAAGGGGCCTTTTCCGTCGGGATGCTGATTATGTCGGTCGTTCTATCTGCCCGTCCCGAGGTAAAGAGAAAAGAAGTAACCATCTTTGGGGGCGTAATGGCCATGTCCCTCATCATTGCACTGCTTGGCATCCCGAATTTTCCTGGCTTAATGGGCATTTCAAACAGCATCATGTTTCCTTTTTTAATTGGTATGGTCCTGCTGTTATCATCAGTTATCATGGTAATCAATATTCCGGTGATGGTTTTACTGCAAAAAGGCACGCCTGATGCCTATCGGGGCAGGGTTATGTCACTCCTTGAAACAGGAGCAAGTGCCATGACACCACTCGGCTTTATCTTTTTTGGCTTCCTGCTTGAAAAAATGCCTGTCTGGATCCTGATGGCTGCATGCGGAGGCTGTATTCTGGTGCTCATCCTGTATCATCTGCAAAAAAGAACCTTTATCCAGCTGCTGAGAGATGCAGATCAGCCTAAAACAGAGATTAGCCCACAAGCCTGA